In a single window of the Apteryx mantelli isolate bAptMan1 chromosome 11, bAptMan1.hap1, whole genome shotgun sequence genome:
- the LOC136992953 gene encoding olfactory receptor 14A16-like yields the protein HTPMYFFLLNLSLLDLGSISTTVPKSMANSLRDTRVISYSGCAAQVFLVFFLLGGEYFLLTVMAYDRYVAICRPLHYGTLMGSRACVRMAAAAWASGFLNALLHTANTFSIPLCQGNVLDQFFCEVPQILKLSCSDSYLREVGFLVVSACLTFGCFVFIVLSYVQIFTAVLRIPSEQGRHKAFSMCLPHLAVVSLFVTTGLFAYLKPPSISSPALDLVVTVLYAVVPPTLNPLIYSMRNKELKDALRKEHCWVHHSLRGCGEELLEVFSSHACCPHL from the exons cacacccccatgtacttcttcctcctcaacctctccctcctcgaccttggctccatctccaccactgtccccaaatccatggccaattctctgagggacaccagggtcatttcctactcaggatgtgctgcccaggtcttcctcgttttcttcttgttaggaggagagtattttcttctcacagtcatggcctatgaccgctatgttgccatctgcagacccctccactacggtaccctcatgggcagcagagcttgtgtcagaatggcagcagctgcctgggccagtggttttctcaatgctctcctgcacactgctaacacattttcaataccactctgccaaggcaatgtcctggaccagttcttctgtgaagttccccagatcctcaagctctcctgctcagactcctacctcagggaagttgggtttcttgtggttagtgcctgtttaacatttgggtgttttgttttcattgtgttgtcctacgtgcagatcttcactgctgtgctgaggatcccctctgagcagggccggcacaaagccttttccatgtgcctgcctcacctggccgtggtctccctgtttgttaccactggcctgtttgcctacctgaagcccccttccatctcttccccagctctggatctggtggtgactgttctgtatgcggtggtgcctccaactctgaaccccctcatctacagcatgaggaacaaggagctcaaagatgccctgagaaaa gagcactgctgggtgcatcactccctgcgagggtgtggagaggagctgctggaggtcttctcttctcatgcctgctgcccccacCTCTGA